A single window of Culicoides brevitarsis isolate CSIRO-B50_1 chromosome 3, AGI_CSIRO_Cbre_v1, whole genome shotgun sequence DNA harbors:
- the LOC134834331 gene encoding uncharacterized protein LOC134834331, giving the protein MQVNNDEDSAWLTNHEEEFLQNVDDDYEIARSRLDKEKEQSIKSIWTYFQDSAQYITQLYKDRQLTNEPTASCWLPFQTAAGTVTKLYKESCDGMKRSNDLAIQVGYQRRNKEIAEWARSKKRRYIRRDDLLAYLAGKPLPSAHHHHHQLNNSSNFSNMQHTTGHNHQVAFMWPPAAPLQQNHSHHHHYNHTGINNNSTRLHQLRLSPKPESHNHSSSNDDKLPICGQQCLQNNATENSQSVANGESADLHTFKEALALRSRARPELYAFVAGEIARHCKRPASPLDVNMDSPNLNTKRPRYTYE; this is encoded by the exons ATGCAAGTGAATAACGACGAGGATTCAGCATGGCTGACGAATCACGAGGAAGAATTTCTGCAGAACGTAGATGACGATTATGAAATCGCCAGGTCTCGTTTGGACAAGGAGAAGGAGCAGTCAATCAAGAGCATTTGGACATATTTCCAGGACTCGGCACAATACATCACACAATTGTACAAAG ATCGACAATTGACTAATGAGCCTACTGCAAGCTGTTGGTTACCCTTTCAAACTGCCGCTGGTACAGTGACAAAACTGTATAAAG AATCCTGTGATGGAATGAAACGTTCCAATGATTTAGCTATTCAGGTTGGATACCAAAGACGCAATAAGGAAATTGCAGAGTGGGCACGTAGCAAGAAACGACGATACATACGACGTGACGATCTCTTAGCATACCTTGCTGGGAAGCCATTGCCATCTGCGCATCATCATCACCACCAGTTGAACAATAGTAGCAACTTTAGCAACATGCAACACACAACGGGTCACAATCATCAAGTGGCATTCATGTGGCCACCAGCAGCCCCCTTGCAACAAAACCATAGCCACCACCATCATTACAATCACACAGGAATCAATAATAACAGTACACGACTGCATCAGTTGCG CTTATCTCCAAAACCTGAATCACACAATCACAGTAGTTctaatgatgataaattacCAATTTGTGGTCAACAGTGTCTTCAGAATAACGCCACCGAAAACTCACAATCAGTAGCAAACGGAGAATCCGCTGATTTGCACACTTTCAAAGAAGCCTTAGCTTTGCGATCCAG AGCACGACCAGAGTTGTATGCGTTTGTTGCTGGCGAGATTGCGCGTCATTGCAAACGTCCAGCTAGTCCGTTGGACGTAAACATGGATTCACCAAATCTCAACACAAAACGACCTCGATACACATACGAATAA